Proteins from one Parvibaculum lavamentivorans DS-1 genomic window:
- the yacG gene encoding DNA gyrase inhibitor YacG has translation MTGEGGNVVKLRAPRPCPICARKSVPEFHPFCSKHCADVDLNRWLKGGYAIPAVEPPDEWDEASQSRAGEDDAEH, from the coding sequence GTGACTGGTGAAGGCGGCAATGTCGTCAAATTGCGCGCGCCGCGCCCATGCCCGATCTGCGCCAGGAAATCGGTGCCGGAGTTTCATCCCTTCTGCTCGAAGCATTGCGCGGATGTCGATCTCAACCGCTGGCTGAAGGGCGGCTACGCGATCCCCGCTGTTGAACCGCCGGATGAGTGGGACGAGGCCTCTCAGAGCCGTGCCGGCGAGGACGACGCCGAGCATTAA
- a CDS encoding efflux RND transporter periplasmic adaptor subunit produces the protein MHGGVIVRLAAFFVMAAVLSGCDDGEEQGGPPPPEVSVVTVKPEQLEVTTELSGRTSAYRVAEIRPQVSGIVQKRLFEEGAKVEEGQQLYQIDPALYRATFDAAKAALAKAAANEKAERARAARYKELVAVNAVSKQDYDDVMATLAQSSADVATARANLDTAETNLAYTKVFAPISGIISRSSVTEGALVTANQATELATVTQLDPIYVDLTQSASDLLRLKRAMAEGRIQGAKDGKAPVTLKLEGSEEQYGGAGELQFSGVTVAPDTSMVQLRAIFPNPNAELLPGLFVRAIVNQGVLENAILVPQQGVSRTPDGKAQVWLVGDGEKAMQKSVTALRAVGDKWLITEGLKAGDRVVVAGVQKLQPGIEVKAVEDGEGTQQPAGAAERQGQKP, from the coding sequence ATGCATGGCGGAGTGATTGTGAGGCTCGCGGCTTTCTTTGTGATGGCCGCGGTCCTGAGCGGGTGCGATGACGGTGAGGAGCAGGGCGGTCCGCCGCCGCCGGAAGTCAGCGTCGTTACGGTGAAGCCCGAGCAGCTGGAAGTGACGACGGAACTTTCCGGACGCACATCGGCCTACCGGGTGGCGGAGATCCGTCCACAGGTGAGCGGCATCGTCCAGAAGCGTCTCTTTGAAGAGGGCGCGAAGGTCGAGGAAGGCCAACAACTCTACCAGATCGATCCGGCGCTCTATCGGGCAACCTTCGACGCGGCGAAGGCCGCGCTGGCGAAGGCGGCGGCGAACGAGAAGGCGGAGAGGGCCCGCGCGGCGCGATACAAGGAACTCGTTGCCGTAAATGCGGTGAGCAAACAGGACTATGACGACGTCATGGCCACGCTCGCCCAGAGTTCCGCAGATGTCGCGACCGCCAGAGCGAACCTCGACACCGCGGAAACCAATCTGGCTTACACGAAAGTCTTTGCGCCGATTTCCGGGATCATCAGCCGCTCCTCGGTGACGGAAGGCGCATTGGTCACGGCCAACCAGGCGACGGAACTCGCCACGGTGACGCAGCTCGACCCCATTTATGTCGATCTCACGCAATCCGCATCGGACCTGCTCCGGTTGAAGCGGGCGATGGCCGAAGGCCGCATCCAGGGTGCGAAAGACGGCAAGGCGCCCGTGACGCTGAAGCTTGAAGGCAGCGAAGAACAATATGGCGGCGCCGGCGAACTTCAGTTTTCCGGTGTCACCGTCGCGCCGGACACGAGCATGGTCCAGTTGCGCGCGATCTTCCCCAATCCCAACGCCGAGCTTCTGCCTGGCCTTTTCGTGAGGGCCATCGTGAACCAGGGCGTGCTCGAAAACGCGATCCTCGTGCCGCAGCAGGGCGTATCGCGGACGCCGGATGGCAAGGCGCAGGTCTGGCTCGTCGGCGACGGCGAGAAGGCGATGCAGAAATCCGTCACCGCGCTGCGTGCCGTCGGCGACAAATGGCTCATAACCGAGGGGCTCAAGGCAGGCGACCGTGTGGTGGTCGCGGGCGTGCAGAAGCTGCAGCCGGGCATCGAGGTCAAGGCTGTGGAAGACGGCGAGGGAACGCAACAGCCCGCGGGCGCCGCGGAGCGGCAGGGCCAGAAGCCCTGA
- a CDS encoding efflux RND transporter permease subunit: protein MANFFIDRPVFAWVVAIAIMLAGTLSIMQLPIEQYPPIAPASVTVTGTYPGASARTVENTVTQVIEQKMNGIDYLRYMSSTSDSSGTGTVTLTFEPEADPDIAQVQVQNKLQSALPLLPQEVQQQGVTVAKSARNFLMVIAFISTDGRINETEIADYVASHIQDPISRVNGVGEIQLFGPQHAMRIWIDPQKLQSYRISISDITTAIRAQNAEVSAGQLGARPAVEGQQLNATVTAQTRLETPAQFENILLRVNEDGSQVRLKEVARVELGSENYQTIGRYNGNPASGIAVRLASGANALDTAEAVRTKIAELEPFFPEGLEVVIPYDTTPFVRLSINEVIKTLAEAIVLVILVMYLFLQNIRATFIPAIAVPVVLLGTFGILAAFGFTINTLTMFGMVLAIGLLVDDAIVVVENVERVMSEEGLSPREATRKSMGQITGALVGIGLVLSAVLIPMAFFAGSTGAIYRQFSLTIVSAMVLSVIVALVLTPALCATLLKPVKNHGEEKRGFFGWFNRMFDRSGRSYDVGVRRFLAGPVRYMVVYGVIVVILGALFLRLPTSFLPDEDQGFMMTLVTTPAGASAERTLESMKLVENYFLEQEKDSAQGLFSVVGFNFAGAGQNSAMAFINLKPFDERGTDETSAFSVAQRAMGFFGAMKDAMAFAIIPPSITELGTASGFDMQLVDRAGIGHEKLMQARNQLLGLAAQSSKLVGVRPNGLDDMPEFRVDVDQEKAAALGLALSDINNTLSAAWGSSYVNDFIDEGRVKKVYVQADAPFRMLPEDIYKLHVRNANGEMVPFSAFAETHWTYGSPRLERFNGSSSRQIQGSAAPGVSSGDAMAEMERLMAQLPEGVGYEWTGLSYEERQAGAQAPSLYALSLLFVFLCLAALYESWSIPVSVMLVVPLGVLGAVLAATMTGLSNDVYFQVGLLVTIGLAAKNAILIVEFAKSLYERGESLADATIQAARLRLRPIIMTSLAFTLGVLPLAIASGPGSGSQNAIGIGVMGGMISATVLAIFFVPLFFVVVERIFPKRVATTAPETETDR, encoded by the coding sequence ATGGCGAATTTCTTTATCGACCGTCCCGTCTTTGCCTGGGTCGTTGCCATCGCCATCATGCTGGCGGGCACGCTTTCGATCATGCAGTTGCCGATCGAGCAGTATCCGCCGATTGCACCGGCCTCCGTGACCGTTACCGGCACCTATCCGGGCGCATCCGCGCGGACGGTCGAAAACACGGTGACGCAGGTCATCGAACAGAAAATGAACGGCATCGACTACCTGCGTTACATGTCGTCGACCAGCGACTCTTCGGGCACCGGCACGGTAACGCTTACATTCGAACCTGAAGCCGATCCGGATATTGCCCAGGTGCAAGTGCAGAACAAGCTGCAATCGGCTCTGCCTCTCCTGCCGCAGGAAGTGCAGCAGCAGGGTGTGACGGTTGCGAAATCGGCCAGAAACTTCCTGATGGTGATCGCGTTCATTTCGACGGATGGCCGGATCAATGAAACCGAGATCGCCGACTACGTCGCATCGCACATTCAGGATCCGATAAGCCGCGTGAACGGCGTAGGCGAGATTCAGCTTTTCGGGCCGCAGCACGCCATGCGTATCTGGATCGATCCGCAAAAACTGCAAAGCTACCGAATATCGATATCGGATATCACCACGGCGATCAGGGCGCAGAATGCAGAAGTGTCGGCAGGACAGCTCGGTGCCCGCCCCGCGGTGGAAGGCCAGCAGCTGAACGCCACAGTGACGGCGCAAACGCGCCTCGAAACGCCGGCCCAGTTCGAAAACATCCTGCTCCGGGTCAATGAGGATGGATCGCAGGTGCGCCTCAAGGAGGTGGCCCGCGTCGAACTCGGCTCCGAAAACTATCAGACCATCGGACGCTATAATGGCAATCCGGCCTCCGGTATTGCCGTCCGGCTGGCATCGGGCGCGAACGCGCTCGACACGGCGGAGGCCGTTCGCACGAAAATTGCCGAACTCGAACCCTTCTTCCCCGAGGGGTTGGAGGTCGTCATACCGTATGACACGACGCCCTTCGTCCGTCTCTCGATCAACGAAGTGATCAAGACGCTCGCGGAAGCGATCGTTCTTGTCATTCTCGTAATGTATCTGTTCCTTCAGAACATCCGGGCGACATTCATTCCCGCCATCGCCGTCCCCGTCGTTCTTCTGGGCACGTTCGGCATTCTCGCGGCGTTCGGTTTCACGATCAACACGCTCACGATGTTCGGCATGGTGCTGGCGATCGGTCTTCTCGTGGATGACGCGATCGTCGTGGTCGAAAACGTCGAGCGTGTTATGAGCGAGGAAGGGCTGTCGCCGCGGGAAGCGACGCGGAAATCGATGGGCCAGATCACCGGGGCGCTTGTCGGCATCGGCCTTGTGCTGAGCGCCGTTCTCATTCCGATGGCTTTTTTTGCCGGGTCTACCGGTGCGATCTACCGTCAATTCTCGCTGACGATCGTATCGGCGATGGTGCTGTCCGTGATTGTCGCGCTGGTTCTGACGCCGGCGCTCTGCGCCACGCTCCTGAAGCCGGTTAAGAACCACGGCGAGGAAAAACGCGGTTTCTTCGGCTGGTTCAATCGCATGTTCGACCGGAGCGGACGCTCATACGACGTGGGTGTGCGCCGCTTTCTGGCGGGGCCGGTGCGTTACATGGTCGTCTACGGAGTCATCGTCGTCATCCTCGGCGCGCTCTTTCTGCGGCTCCCGACCTCGTTCCTGCCGGACGAGGATCAGGGTTTCATGATGACTCTGGTTACGACACCGGCAGGCGCGTCCGCCGAGCGCACGCTTGAATCCATGAAGCTCGTAGAAAATTATTTTTTGGAGCAGGAAAAGGATTCCGCGCAGGGCCTGTTTTCGGTCGTGGGATTCAACTTCGCCGGCGCGGGCCAGAATTCAGCGATGGCCTTCATCAACCTGAAGCCTTTCGACGAACGCGGAACGGACGAGACAAGTGCCTTCAGCGTTGCGCAGCGAGCCATGGGCTTCTTCGGCGCCATGAAGGACGCGATGGCCTTCGCCATCATTCCGCCGTCGATCACGGAACTCGGTACGGCTTCGGGTTTCGACATGCAACTCGTCGACCGGGCAGGGATCGGTCACGAGAAGCTTATGCAGGCGCGCAACCAACTTCTCGGACTTGCCGCGCAAAGTTCAAAGCTCGTCGGCGTGCGGCCGAACGGACTGGACGATATGCCGGAGTTCCGCGTCGATGTGGACCAGGAGAAAGCTGCGGCGCTCGGCCTCGCGCTTTCCGACATCAACAACACATTGTCCGCTGCCTGGGGATCGAGCTACGTCAACGATTTCATCGACGAGGGGCGCGTCAAGAAAGTCTACGTCCAGGCCGACGCGCCTTTCCGGATGCTGCCGGAGGACATCTACAAGCTTCATGTGCGCAATGCGAACGGCGAAATGGTGCCTTTCTCCGCCTTCGCGGAAACGCACTGGACATATGGATCGCCACGGCTCGAGCGATTCAACGGCTCCTCCTCGCGTCAGATCCAGGGTTCGGCCGCGCCCGGCGTAAGCTCCGGCGATGCAATGGCCGAGATGGAAAGGCTGATGGCGCAATTGCCCGAAGGCGTCGGCTATGAATGGACCGGGTTGTCCTACGAGGAGCGGCAGGCGGGCGCGCAGGCCCCTTCTCTCTATGCGCTTTCGCTACTGTTCGTTTTTCTCTGTCTTGCCGCGCTCTATGAAAGCTGGTCGATCCCGGTTTCGGTGATGCTCGTCGTTCCCCTGGGCGTTCTCGGTGCCGTGCTTGCGGCCACCATGACCGGTCTTTCGAACGACGTTTATTTCCAGGTCGGCCTGCTCGTCACGATCGGCCTTGCCGCGAAGAACGCAATCCTGATCGTCGAATTTGCGAAGTCGCTCTACGAGCGCGGTGAGAGCCTTGCCGACGCTACGATTCAGGCGGCGCGGCTGCGCCTTCGGCCGATCATCATGACCTCGCTTGCCTTCACGCTCGGTGTGCTGCCGTTGGCGATTGCTTCGGGCCCCGGCTCGGGCAGCCAGAACGCGATCGGCATCGGCGTCATGGGCGGCATGATCTCCGCGACGGTTCTTGCCATCTTCTTCGTGCCGCTCTTCTTCGTCGTGGTGGAGCGTATCTTCCCGAAGCGGGTGGCGACGACTGCGCCGGAAACGGAAACAGACCGATGA